One Vicingus serpentipes DNA window includes the following coding sequences:
- a CDS encoding type III pantothenate kinase has product MNLVIDIGNTLTKVAIFSNNQIIFNNNYDSLTANHIQNLLNKYNIVNSIIAEVKNFDAALQLMLTEKTNFFTLNGNTNLPFNNLYATPTTLGKDRVAVISAASKLFPGTNVLVIDIGTCITFDLIDVNNNYSGGAISPGLNMRLKALQHFTGKLPLVELEEEDTPKFIGDSTINSIKSGVFYGIKHEIEGVINAYDGQYDDLKIVLTGGNAERFELAPKNRIFADKFFVLKGLNEILNENAKI; this is encoded by the coding sequence ATGAACTTAGTCATAGATATAGGTAACACACTTACCAAAGTTGCAATTTTCTCTAATAATCAAATTATTTTTAACAATAATTATGATTCTTTAACGGCAAACCATATCCAAAATCTTCTGAATAAATATAATATTGTCAATTCAATAATAGCTGAGGTTAAAAATTTTGATGCTGCCTTGCAATTAATGTTAACCGAAAAAACAAACTTCTTTACACTAAACGGAAACACAAATTTGCCTTTTAATAATTTATACGCTACTCCAACTACATTAGGTAAAGATAGAGTTGCAGTAATTAGCGCTGCAAGTAAATTGTTTCCGGGCACCAATGTTTTAGTTATAGATATAGGTACTTGTATAACTTTTGATTTAATTGATGTTAACAATAATTATTCGGGAGGAGCAATATCTCCAGGATTAAATATGAGATTAAAAGCATTACAACATTTTACAGGCAAACTTCCTTTAGTAGAGTTAGAAGAAGAGGACACTCCAAAATTTATTGGAGATTCTACTATAAACTCAATAAAATCTGGTGTATTTTACGGTATAAAACATGAAATAGAAGGAGTAATAAATGCTTATGATGGGCAATATGACGACTTAAAAATTGTTTTAACAGGAGGAAATGCTGAAAGGTTTGAATTAGCGCCAAAAAATCGCATCTTTGCAGACAAATTTTTTGTGCTGAAAGGGCTAAATGAAATTTTAAATGAGAATGCAAAAATTTAA
- a CDS encoding PhoH family protein yields the protein MAKKKSTRIYVLDTSVILYDHNAINNFDDNDIAIPITVLEELDNFKKGNDTKNFSAREFIRFLDKISGHNTLQKWVNLNGPGKGKFKVIMHHEKTNRDATFIFDDNKADHKILNAAISLQEEYPEREVVMVTKDINLRLKAKALDLPSEDYLTGKIQDIKGLVETGKNVIEDVDAEMIKKIFNGGTIENPEIKGVEFKKNCFYILKNGKSSALAFYNPLTLSLERVEKEYVYGIKPKNAEQAFAIHALLNDNIKLVALQGVAGTGKTLLALASSIAQKNQYSQIILARPIVPLSNRDIGYLPGDANEKIGPYMEPLWDNLKFIKNQFGENEKKRKLIDDMENDERIKITPLAYIRGRSLSDVYFIVDEAQNLTPHEVKTIITRAGENTKIIFTGDVNQIDSPYLDEQSNGLSYLIDRLKGHELFAHITLEKGERSELANLANDLL from the coding sequence ATGGCAAAGAAAAAATCTACAAGAATTTATGTGTTAGATACTTCAGTTATCTTATACGACCATAATGCAATTAATAATTTTGATGATAATGATATAGCAATACCAATTACGGTGTTAGAAGAGCTAGACAATTTTAAAAAAGGGAATGATACCAAAAACTTTTCGGCAAGAGAGTTTATTCGTTTTTTAGATAAAATTAGTGGGCATAATACACTTCAAAAATGGGTAAACTTAAATGGGCCTGGAAAAGGGAAGTTTAAAGTCATTATGCATCACGAAAAAACAAACCGTGATGCTACGTTTATTTTTGATGATAATAAAGCAGATCATAAAATTTTAAATGCAGCCATCTCTTTGCAAGAAGAATATCCAGAAAGAGAAGTTGTAATGGTTACTAAAGACATAAACTTAAGGCTTAAAGCGAAGGCATTAGATTTGCCATCGGAAGATTATTTAACAGGGAAAATACAAGATATTAAAGGGCTGGTTGAGACTGGCAAAAACGTGATAGAAGACGTTGATGCTGAAATGATAAAAAAAATATTTAATGGGGGAACAATAGAAAACCCTGAAATAAAAGGAGTTGAGTTTAAGAAGAATTGTTTTTACATTTTAAAAAATGGAAAAAGCTCCGCTTTAGCTTTTTATAATCCGTTGACACTTTCATTAGAAAGAGTGGAAAAAGAATATGTATATGGCATTAAACCAAAAAATGCTGAACAAGCCTTTGCAATACATGCTTTACTGAATGATAATATAAAACTAGTAGCCTTGCAAGGAGTTGCGGGAACTGGAAAAACTTTATTAGCATTAGCAAGTTCTATTGCTCAAAAAAACCAATACAGTCAAATAATTTTAGCTCGACCAATAGTGCCATTAAGTAACAGAGATATTGGTTATTTGCCAGGAGATGCAAATGAGAAAATTGGGCCTTACATGGAGCCTCTTTGGGATAATTTAAAATTTATAAAAAATCAATTTGGCGAAAACGAGAAAAAACGCAAGTTGATTGATGACATGGAAAATGATGAACGAATAAAAATTACACCATTAGCTTATATTAGAGGAAGAAGCTTAAGTGATGTTTATTTTATTGTAGATGAAGCACAAAACTTAACACCACATGAGGTAAAAACAATTATTACCAGAGCAGGTGAGAATACTAAAATAATATTTACGGGTGACGTTAATCAAATAGATTCCCCTTATTTAGATGAGCAAAGTAATGGACTTTCTTATTTAATAGACCGTTTAAAAGGACATGAATTATTTGCACATATCACCTTAGAAAAAGGAGAGCGAAGCGAACTGGCGAATTTGGCGAATGATTTATTGTAG